In Falco biarmicus isolate bFalBia1 chromosome 7, bFalBia1.pri, whole genome shotgun sequence, a single window of DNA contains:
- the PSMC3 gene encoding LOW QUALITY PROTEIN: 26S proteasome regulatory subunit 6A (The sequence of the model RefSeq protein was modified relative to this genomic sequence to represent the inferred CDS: inserted 2 bases in 1 codon; deleted 1 base in 1 codon), with product MRGGNGAVLWHVWGVHWGEEQPAPGAALLPLLPLKVPPDQRDPGLPQLPPPVGEARLRLTLPRASAGALQAVPGAPGSRGAGGGRRGRARSRLPRCSVRGLTAIKGIAAARRLPPPPGTGPRPRPAPRWRRGHHSAHLAGARDRARAAPRAGRFGRAAXGRARGGGGRGAAGRRDGEEEGPRGRPSRLSRCLPPCARGRAARNLPPAARRAVAKMASVWDESEDGVGEEVLKMSTEEIVQRTRLLDSEIKIMKSEVLRVTHELQAMKDKIKENSEKIKVNKTLPYLVSNVIELLDVDPNDQEEDGANIDLDSQRKGKCAVIKTSTRQTYFLPVIGLVDAEKLKPGDLVGVNKDSYLILETLPTEYDSRVKAMEVDERPTEQYSDIGGLDKQIQELVEAIVLPMNHKEKFENLGIQPPKGVLMYGPPGTGKTLLARACAAQTKATFLKLAGPQLVQMFIGDGAKLVRDAFALAKEKAPSIIFIDELDAIGTKRFDSEKAGDREVQRTMLELLNQLDGFQPNTQVKVIAATNRVDILDPALLRSGRLDRKIEFPMPNEEARARIMQIHSRKMNVSPDVNYEELARCTDDFNGAQCKAVCVEAGMIALRRGATELTHEDYMEGILEVQAKKKANLQYYA from the exons ATGCGTGGAGGAAATGGAGCTGTACTGTGGCATGTGTGGGGAGTCCATTGGGGAGAAGAACAACCAGCTCCAGGCGCTGCCTTGCTCCCACTTCTTCCACTTAAA GTGCCTCCAGACCAACGGGACCCGGGGCTGCCCCAACTGCCGCCGCCTGTCGGTGAAGCCCGGCTACGTCTGACCCTCCCGCGGGCCTCGGCCGGGGCCCTTCAGGCTGTGCCTGGCGCCCCTGGcagccgcggggctgggggtgggcggcgggggcgcgctCGGTCTCGGCTGCCTCGCTGCTCTGTACGGGGACTGACGGCAATAAAGGGTATCGCCGCAGCGCGCCGCCTGCCTCCGCCGCCGGGCACggggccccgcccccgccccgcaccAAGATGGCGGCGGGGCCATCACTCAGCACATTTGGCCGGGGCACGTGACCGCGCG CGGGCTGCCCCTCGCGCCGGCAGATTCGGCAGAGCCGC GGGCCGCGctcggggcggcgggggccgaggggcggcggggcgccgaGACGGGGAAGAAgaggggccgcggggccgccccaGCCGCCTGTCCCGCTGCCTCCCGCCCTGCGCCCGGGGCCGCGCAGCGCGGAATCTGCCGCCCGCAGCCCGCCGCGCTGTCGCAAAGATGGCGTCGGTGTGGGATGAGTCGGAG GATGGCGTCGGCGAGGAGGTGCTCAAGATGTCCACGGAGGAGATCGTGCAGCGCACGCGCCTCCTCGACAGCGAGATCAAG ATCATGAAGAGTGAGGTACTGAGAGTGACCCATGAGCTTCAGGCTATGAAAGACAAGATCAAAGAGAACAGTGAGAAGATCAAAGTGAACAAAACCCTGCCATACCTTGTCTCTAACGTGATCGAG CTGCTGGACGTTGACCCCAATGAccaggaggaggatggagcaAACATTGACCTGGATTCCCAGAGAAAGGGCAAGTGTGCTGTGATCAAAACCTCTACACGTCAG ACTTATTTCCTGCCTGTTATTGGGTTGGTTGATGCTGAGAAGTTGAAGCCTGGAGACCTAGTG GGGGTGAACAAAGACTCTTACTTGATCCTGGAGACGCTACCTACTGAGTATGATTCACGGGTGAAAGCCATGGAGGTGGATGAGAGACCCACAGAGCAGTACAGTGACATTGGGGGGCTGGATAAACAAATCCAAGAG CTCGTGGAGGCCATTGTCCTGCCAATGAATCATAAGGAGAAATTTGAAAACTTGGGTATACAGCCGCCCAAAGGAGTCCTTATGTACGGGCCTCCAGGAACGGGGAAGACACTTTTAGCTCGAGCATGTGCTGCCCAGACCAAG GCTACGTTCCTGAAGCTTGCGGGTCCACAACTTGTGCAGATGTTCATTGGTGATGGAGCTAAGCTGGTACGTGATGCTTTTGCTCTAGCCAAGGAAAAAGCTCCTTCCATCATCTTTATTGACGAACTGGATGCCATTGGCACTAAAAG GTTTGACAGTGAGAAGGCTGGTGATCGGGAGGTGCAGAGGAccatgctggagctgctgaATCAACTTGATGGTTTCCAGCCCAACACACAAGTCAAG GTGATTGCTGCCACCAACCGGGTTGATATCTTGGACCCAGCTTTGCTCCGCTCTGGACGATTAGATCGCAAGATTGAGTTCCCAATGCCTAATGAGGAGGCCAGAGCCAGAATTATGCAGATCCATTCACGCAAGATGAATGTCAG CCCTGATGTGAACTATGAGGAACTGGCTCGCTGCACAGATGATTTCAATGGAGCCCAGTGCAAGGCTGTGTGCGTTGAAGCG GGGATGATTGCCCTCCGCCGTGGAGCTACAGAGCTCACCCACGAGGACTACATGGAAGGAATCCTGGAGgttcaagcaaagaaaaaagccaatCTGCAGTACTATGCCTGA
- the RAPSN gene encoding 43 kDa receptor-associated protein of the synapse, translating to MTHFYKRSFFYLKFAVVQIDTARELEDPDYLTESYLNLARSNEKLCEFQKTISYCKTCLNMQGTTVSLQLNGQVSLSMGNAFLGLSIFQKALECFEKALRYAHNNDDKMLECRVCCSLGNFYTQIKDYEKALFFPCKAAELVNDYGKGWSLKYRAMSQYHMAVAYRKLGRLADAMDCCEESMKIALQHGDRPLQALCLLCFADIHRSRRDVQTAFPRYDSSMSIMTEIGNRLGLVQVLLGVTKCWMMQKELDKALESIEKAQELAEGLGNKVGSYSFSLGLPIAFCQAT from the exons atgacacACTTTTATAAACGCTCTTTTTTCTACTTAAAGTTTGCAGTGGTACAGATTGACACAGCACGGGAGCTGGAAGACCCAGATTACCTTACAGAGAGCTACCTAAACCTGGCTCGCAGCAATGAGAAACTCTGTGAATTCCAGAAAACAATCTCTTACTGTAAGACATGCCTGAACATGCAGGGTACCACTGTGAGCCTGCAGCTGAATGGCCAGGTGAGCCTCAGCATGGGCAATGCCTTCTTAGGCCTCAGCATTTTCCAGAAGGCTTTGGAGTGCTTTGAGAAAGCTTTACGCTACGCACACAACAATGATGACAAGATGCTGGAGTGTCGAGTCTGCTGCAGCCTCGGGAACTTCTACACCCAGATAAAG GACTACGAGAAAGCCTTATTCTTTCCATGtaaagcagctgagctggtgaATGATTATGGAAAGGGCTGGAGCTTGAAGTACCGTGCAATGAGCCAGTATCACATGGCAGTGGCCTATCGGAAGCTGGGGCGCTTGGCAGATGCTATGGACTGCTGTGAG GAGTCCATGAAGATTGCACTGCAGCATGGTGACCGGCCTCTGCAAGCGCTGTgtctgctgtgctttgcagatATCCATCGCAGTCGCAGAGATGTGCAG ACAGCCTTTCCTCGATATGATTCCTCCATGAGCATCATGACAGAGATTGGAAACCGCCTGGGCCTGGTCCAGGTGCTGCTAGGAGTGACTAAGTGCTGGATGATGCAAAAGGAGCTGGACAAG GCTCTGGAAAGTATTGAAAAGgcacaggagctggcagagggacTAGGGAACAAGGTAGGATCCTACAGCTTCTCTTTGGGACTGCCCATAGCCTTCTGTCAGGCAACTTAA